CCCACGCCTCCTGCGCCCAGTCCTCCGCCAGCGCGTCCTCGCCTGCCAGCCGGCGGGTGATGGCGACGACGCGCGCCGCGTACCGCTGATAGAGCTCGCGGATCGCGCCGCCATCTCCCTGCTGTGCGCGCAGGATCAGCTCGCCTTCGCTCATGAGCCGCTCATGTTTCTATTCTTTCGATGCACATGTAGGCCCCAGGGGTTGCCCGTGGCATCGCGGGCTCCTCGCCTCCGGCTGTCGGGCTCGGGCTCGGGCTCGGACTGGCACGGGCTCGGGCTCCCGGCCCATGTGCCAGTGCCGTTCCCAGCTCTCGGCTCACGCATCATAGCCGGCGACGGCCCTTGCTGCCCGACCTAGCCCGGATCTTGCCTTCCGGAGCCTGGCGGCACGCGCCGGGTGGCGCGAGGCAGCGTTATCCAGGGAGAGAATGCCGGCTCGAAACGTCCTCGTCTCGCCCTTGCTGGCACTGCTGCTCTGCTCGCGCGCGGCTGCCGCGCAGTGGCGCGACATACCCGACGAACTCGGCAACCTGGCCGAGGACATCGCTTACCTGTGGGCCGCTCCCTCGCGGCTGGACGAGGATGACATCCCGGGCGTGATCGGCGTGCTGCAGGCCGTCGTCGTCAGCGGCGCGCTCGGCCGCGCCGCCCATCGTGCTGCTGGGGTGGAGCGTGTCGTTTTGACACGGGGCGCGCCTCGGACAAAGGGGACCTGGAGCAAGCGCGCGAGACCCACAGTCGGCTGGCCGATGCCGCACAGAAGCGAGTGGCCTGAAGCGGCGCTGGCGGGTGATAGCCGCCGGCACCGGGTTTGCCGCATGGGTGGAAGGGTGAGCGTTGGTGCTGGACCGGCCCTGAGGCGAGGCATGTGGCGGAGGATTTTGGCGGACGGGTGCGAATGGGAGGTTCGCGTGGTGGCGGCGGAGGCGAACAGCCGCGCCGGCGGCGCGCCAGTCGAGGAGATCCTCGAGTTCTGCGCGGTGAACGCCGTCCGCTCTCCCCGGCGCGTTACGGTCGCCGGCGGCTCGCTGCAGCGGATGGATGACGCGGCGCTGCTTGCCGCCTATCGCCGGGCCCGCACCATTGGTGGTGACCACTATGGCCGGCCGGGCAAGCGCATGAGCGATGTGCGGGGGTAGGGTGGTGAGTTTGCGGGCGTCGGGCTCCGAGTTCCGTGGATGCTCCTCGAGCCGCGCGCATCGCCGGGTGGGGGCGGGAGCCTCTGCGCTTCAGTTCTCGCTTCCCGTGGATGCTCCTGGAGCTGGGAGCATCGCCAGGGGCAGAGCCGCGAGCCTGGGGGCGTCCGGCCGCGCGGCGGTGGGGTGCGGTGGCGCATGGCCGGAGGCAGGCCGTATCTAGCCAGCGCTGGCCGGCAGACTGAGGCGGCCGGGAGCTACCTGGCGGCGGCAGCTTTCAGAACACGCGGATGCTGGCGCCGATGCTGAGGGCGAGGTCATGCACCAGGTGGCGGCCGGCACTGGAGCGGTGCGGCGCAGGTCCGCCGGGCCGGCCGAGGCCGCCTGCCTGCTCGGCCATAGCGGCTGAGCGGCTCAGGTAGTCCTCCAGCTCCGCGACCACTGTCATGCGCTTCCACGCCCACTCTGCCCCTAGGCCGAACTGCGCGGTGAAACTGGTGTGCGTGTCCGAGCCTGCGGAGAAGCCGCCCCAGGCCCCGTCCGCGCCCTGCCACTGGAAGGTGTAGCGCTTGAGGCCCACGCCCAGGCCGGCAAAGGGGCGGACCCAGCCGTGCCACCCGGGCGGCGAATAGAGGACGCCGGCGGTCGCGGCTCCGATGGCGACGGTCGCCTCGGGCTGGATCAGGATGTCTGGGCAGAAGACGCTAGCCTCCGGCCGGCTCGATCCCGTGCAATCCCAGGTGGCCGTCATCTCCGAAGACAGTGCTCGAAGCAGCGTCAGCCGGCCCGCCCAGGCCGAGCCCTCCCGCGCCACACGGGAGCTGATTCCCAGCGCGACGACGGGTCCGACCCGGCCGAAGCGGAGGAAATTACCGTCATCGAGGCGCGGCCCGCGGCCGAGCTGGTTGGCCGTCATGATCACGGCGGCACGCGGCGCGACGTGCACCCGCCACGGCGCCTGTGCGCGGGTGGCCGGCGCCAGAGCGAACCCACCGAGACTGCAATACAGGAGTGCGAGGCAGGTACGGCGCATCGGTGACGTGTCCGCGAGGAGAATTGTCTGTGATACTAAACGGCGCGCCGGCCGGGTTTGTGACGGCCCGGACGATGGACCTGGCCGCTCGCCAAGCCTCATTAGTCCTTGTTCAGGCGCAAGCGTAGGGGTGTGGGGCGTCGGGCCGCGGGCCCCGCGCCGAGGGCGTGGCGGCCCAATGCTGCGGCGGGCAGCGCGAAATGCCAGGACTGCGAGAGCGTTCGCATAGAGGGGTGCTGCCCAGGTGTAACGCATCTGGTCACCTGTTCTTGAGGGTTGCAGGCTCCGAGTCCCGCCGCTACGGGACGACACCGAAGAGGCGGTCGCGCACGGCCGTCTGCCCCGTCACCAGGT
The sequence above is a segment of the Gemmatimonadota bacterium genome. Coding sequences within it:
- a CDS encoding RNA polymerase subunit sigma-24; amino-acid sequence: MSEGELILRAQQGDGGAIRELYQRYAARVVAITRRLAGEDALAEDWAQEAW